In Juglans regia cultivar Chandler chromosome 13, Walnut 2.0, whole genome shotgun sequence, the DNA window tatattttttaatattttttaaaaaataaaataaatttataacatcattaaaaatactttcttaatcaagaagtaaaaaaaaagttattaaaaaatacttctttaatcacgaagtaaaataaaaaatcataaaaaaatattttatattttacttcgtgattaagcaagtattatttaataatattataaatttttttattttttaaaaatatttaaaattattaaaaatatctatataaaaaaagaattaaaaaatacacatgataaaatacactagaaCTCCAGCGGAAGCCCCAACGGCAGCTCCAGCATTATCCATTTGTAAAAAATCTCGAGTGTAAATGGGACAGCCTTCTATGTACTTTTGCGTCTTTCCACcataagtaatttaatttaattttttttatatattaataatatcatcAGAATATCAGAATATCAGAATTATTGTGATTCCAAACATGGATTAGAACACGCacacatacaaaaaatattagatataattatagattatttcttttaaagaaaacgtaaattaacttttttaaaaaatattattttcatataaattttatatttattcattttctagAAAGAGCTGACACGCTTGCATGATTGCAAATATAACAGACGCAGGAATTGAATTGAGTTCGGTTACCCCTCCAtgccaaaagaaaaaggaagtgaAAAAGGAAGTAATTATAGGAGCCAGTTTGTACTTCAGGCATCGTTTTTTGATAAAAGTATATTTAGGCTGATTTTGAACGTtgagtttagatgaatttaattttttataaatagtagtgaattaaataatataagaagtTATGTGAgattcatttaaattaaatttaaaatatgtttaaatgttaagatgaattcaGTATTTTTTacgagaagttgaaaaaagttacagatctcacatataaaaatatgttaaattaaaaaaaaattgtatattcCACTTATAAAGGTGTATTAAGTTAAAAATGATTATGGATCTCACGAGTAAtgaaattttgagttgaaatgaatttaacaatttcaaaatttgatatatttgaatgttagattcaacttgaaattaaattgaatttagttaaatcttgcaaccaaacgcaaccttaaggATCTTGAAAAACGATTTatacaagtcttaaataaacaaatccaaactcttgtaaaaaagtaaactccatcttaaaaaagtgtaaaaaaaacttttctttatTAGTAAacccatttttttacaaaagacttgtataagacttgtctatttgaaacttgtatctaacattactctaaggATCTTAGTTAAGAGTAGATAGCATTTATCCCACGCATTTGTTGAGACCACTACCAAAATGGGTATTCATGGTTATGCTCTAATGACTGCAATTTCAGTGTCTCTAGATTTTCCATTGGCCAAATATCATATTCAGACATCCTTGAAAATACGCAATTGAGTTAATGAAAATGACTTCAACTACAGTAACAAATAAAAAGTGATGTATCTGATGGCAAATTGCATTTTCTTTGACCAAACTATCAACTTATGTGTCcattatataataaaacattCCACGTGACTCATTCATTGCTGGATCAAAATTTCCAATCCAAAAATTGGGCTCTAAATCCCAATGGTACATTTTCTCCATATGCAATGGTTCTACAGCTACTTGTTGTACAGGTGGACCGCAGTGAATATGAAGAAGCCTGCCATCTGCATCCACATTTAAATTTCAAGTTATCTTTAAGCATATCTTATTCTAGCATACAAATTCAAAATTGTTTGCTACCCTGACATTTCTTCTTTGGGAAAAGTAATGAGCAAACCCTGACATTTTACAGCATTCCCAGAACAGAAAGAAGTGGAAACTCAAGCTAAAGGTTTTGTGATAAAGAAGGGAGTGCAAGAAAACAGGAGAAAGACCAATCTAAGAGGAAAATCGGCGACAAATAGTTGGAATAAAATATGCCAAATTAATGTCAGGTATCGAGTATAAGCTAGTTTCGCTTAAGCTAAGACTCATCACAAGTCGATAGACTACTTGCCAATAACTTGAGCTCAGCTCATAAGTCTGCTTGCTTAAATCTGCCAGCAATACTTGCCAAGGTCAATTTGCATGGTAAGCCAGGTTCGAGTAAATTATTCAATATGGAACGAAAATTTCTGCAGAGCTCAACTCAAGTCAAACTAGGCTAAGGCTGAAAGCTTTTAACACGTAATCTGAGTAGGCTGCCGTTATCTGTATACCGATCTACAAGGTGCAATTAGAATTACATCTTTCCCAACCTAGACTATCCTAGCATtagtggaaaaaaataaatcccagCTTCTGTAGAAATGACCACAACAGCAGTAGGGCAGAAAAGCAGTTTGCCAGGAATCCGAGGAGGATCCTCTAATTATCCCTCcaagaaatttaaagaaataagaaaaataaacaaacaactGAAAAGATAATTTGTTTAAAACTGCACATAGACAAGAagactgatgagagagagagagtgagagagagagagagagggtgttTCATACCATTGAAAATGCTGCCCCATAATAGGGATAAGCCGCAGGTATAAACCTTTCATATTCATTGTGCCTATAGGGCCGGACTGGAAtctgcattaaaaaaattatcaatacatAGTATACATGGAAAAATGTGCTTATATATTGTAACATTGAGTCGGACTTGCAAGTAATGTCAAAGATGGCAATGTTGCAGATCTGTCATGTATTCTTCTATTACATTTCAAAATCAGACCATTAAATTTCACCTTATTAAACTCAATAGCTTAGCAGCAATATAATGTGGAGAAGGCACAGATCATGGTCCCAGTTCTGTCTCATTTTTTAAGTTTCAACCAAGACCCGACATAAGCATTACATTCTTCGCAAGAATGCTCAGCCAGCTATGTTTACTTCTAAATTACATACTAGGATCCAACGCTTTAgagttttttctctctctttataatgggggaaccaccccacggcagagcccttaggactcacctaTGGAATGCTTTAGAGAGTTATCACATATATAATTCTCTGAGTAATAATCCTAATGTTGCTCCTCTTTACAAGGTCTAACTGAgaatactatatgttatataCCTGCTTTGATAGGGATAAGCTTGTGTATCCAAGCCTTTGGTACTCAACCTTGAACTGGAAAACCCCATAAACATCTGGAACCTTGAATGCTGTAAAATAACGACcctgaaaaaaaacaaaattataaataaaggtGTTCATTCCCccttcaaagaaagaaaaaaaataaaaagtccgTAGGAACTCAGCCAGTAAAATCACATGCAACTTTGTAACTACTTCTTCACCTTCTTGTCAGTGGATAAATTCTTCAGAACATAGGGACTCATCATGTAAAACTGCACCTGAACGTCATCAGCTACATATGGTTCCCAACTTCTACCAGACCACTCATAAATCTCAACCGAATATACCTTCAACCGGATACGAAGTGTTAGTAGTACAGAAAACCTTTTAATCAGTCTTATGTTGTGCTCtgaaatcaaatgaaaaagtAAAGCAAAATTACCAAGTCATCATTGATCCTATACATGGACGGTTCATCAGCCTCCCCATCTTTATGGTGTTGTACATTCACAGCCTATTGATCAATAAAGATCTTAATATGACGAAGTggtaaataactaaaaaatatgGTAATCAAACAATGACACGATAATTTAAATGATCCAATAAGTCAACTATTCTTTTTCCCCAAACTGTCTTAAGAGGAATTATATCGTAAACAAAACTACTACAATAGGATGCTGACCTTGAGATGTCCTCTTTCATGGAAAACCCATTTGCTAAGTTCAGTCAAAAACTGTTCATTACTCGATTTCTCATGTCTGTTACAGTAAAATAAACACATAAtcagtttttctttcaaaaggcaGCGGTGTGTAGATAACAAAAAGCATCAAAAAAGTGCGCTTTTGTAAATACACTCCACTATTGGTAGGCAAAGCACTTTGGTCTTGGCACTGTGCTCTTACCAACACTGCACAAAACAATGGCAAGTCAAAAAGGTTTACTCACTTAGTCAGAGTCCCAGCTTTCTGCACCCCAGATCTGAAGAAtctgtaagaaaaaaaaattatcaaaagaggGCATGCAATAGGAAAAAATTGTTTAACTGGCAAGTACTACATACCGATTGCTGAACATAACCAATGAGCCAGAGATCAAAATCCGAGCATTGTTTCTAGCCTGAAACAAACAAGATCTAAGcatgtttaaattttacatatatatttatatatatatgtatatgtatatgtatataagcTTTCATGATGATATCATTTGCAGCAATACTACCCACTAAATGGTATCAAAATGTTATTGCAAGCAATAGGTtttaatttacacaaaatcagGCATAAA includes these proteins:
- the LOC109012423 gene encoding dolichyl-diphosphooligosaccharide--protein glycosyltransferase 48 kDa subunit-like isoform X2, yielding MPKLPLFLILIPFLPFLCTSFSPENPSSRRVLVLLDDLALKSSHSVYFKSLQSRGFELDFKLADDPKIGLQRYGQYLYDGLILFCPTTDRFGGSIDLAAILDFVDSGHDLIIAADNNASDLIREIATECGVDFDEAPVLFQGIGHSLSPANSLVLKVLSASPSAYSANPKSKLSNPPSLTGSAISLVSILQARNNARILISGSLVMFSNRFFRSGVQKAGTLTKHEKSSNEQFLTELSKWVFHERGHLKAVNVQHHKDGEADEPSMYRINDDLVYSVEIYEWSGRSWEPYVADDVQVQFYMMSPYVLKNLSTDKKGRYFTAFKVPDVYGVFQFKVEYQRLGYTSLSLSKQIPVRPYRHNEYERFIPAAYPYYGAAFSMMAGFFIFTAVHLYNK